In a genomic window of Brassica rapa cultivar Chiifu-401-42 chromosome A10, CAAS_Brap_v3.01, whole genome shotgun sequence:
- the LOC103847573 gene encoding ribonucleoside-diphosphate reductase large subunit isoform X2, whose protein sequence is MPERAKALNMHVVKRDGWVETLHLDKITARLKKLSYGLSSYRCDILLVAREVYARVYDGITTSQVDELAAETAASMACNHPDYASLAARIAVSNLHKNTQKSFSETVAYMYNYVNEGSGLNASLIAENVFSIVSENAKRLDREMVYDRDFEYDYFEFKTLERLYLLKVQGKVVERPQHMLMRVAVGIHLRDIDSAIKSYHLMSKRLFTHASPALLNAGSPRPQLSSCFLTCMKDDSIEGIYNTVKECAVLPKSAGSIGVSLHNIRGTKGISYGIGKTLDVFKATTRFLDQGGGEGGGVTVYLEPWHADISEFLDHLWKSHGKEEHRARDLFYALWVPDLFMERALGDEHWSLFCPNEAPGLADCWGPEFERLYTKYEREGKAKKVVKAQELWNEIVTSQLETGMPYMLFKDSCNRKSNQQNLGTINSSSGLCSGVIQYSSPTETAVCNLASIVLPRFVRDKDVPMDSHPSELAGSLGSKNRYFDFHSLAKVTASVTNDLDRIIDANYYPLESAKTSNMRHRPIGIGVQGLADVFILLGMPFDSPEALQLNTDIFETIYYHALKASSELSARDGAYETYKGSPMSKGILQPDMWNVTPSDRWDWDFLRDMILKNGVRNSLLVSLAGNNKGLEPCASNIINNGGLSGEFTIVNMHLLHDLTNMGLWSQRMKKVLISENGSIGNIPEIPEDLKAIYRTAWEVKKRTLVKMAVGRGGYVDQSQSFNIHLNEPSRLNVTDLHFYTWFQGLKVGMQHLLLRATKTHALSLT, encoded by the exons ATGCCAGAGCGTGCTAAAGCTTtg AATATGCACGTAGTGAAGCGCGATGGATGGGTGGAAACTCTTCACTTGGATAAGATTACTGCGCGACTTAAGAAACTTAGCTATGGGCTTAGCAGTTACCGCTGTGACATTCTCCTGGTAGCTCGTGAAGTTTATGCCCGTGTCTATGACGGAATCACTACGAGTCAAGTTGACGAGTTGGCTGCTGAGACTGCTGCTTCCATGGCTTGTAACCATCCTGATTATGCCTCc CTGGCTGCAAGGATTGCTGTCTCAAATCTCCACAAGAACACACAGAAATCATTTTCTGAGAC gGTTGCGTACATGTACAATTATGTCAATGAGGGATCGGGACTGAATGCTTCTCTAATAGCTGAGAATGTATTTTCGATAGTTTCGGAG AATGCTAAACGTCTGGACAGGGAGATGGTATATGATCGTGATTTTGAATATGATTACTTTGAGTTTAAGACGCTTGAGAGATTGTACCTCTTGAAAGTCCAAGGGAAAGTCGTTGAAAGGCCTCAGCACATGTTGATGAGGGTTGCTGTTGGCATCCATTTGAGAGATATTGATTCTGCAATCAAAAGTTACCATTTGATGTCTAAGAGATTGTTCACTCATGCATCTCCTGCTCTCTTAAACGCAGGCTCGCCAAGGCCTCAA TTGAGCAGCTGCTTTCTTACCTGCATGAAAGATGATAGCATCGAGGGCATATACAATACAGTGAAAGAGTGTGCTGTTCTACCCAAATCTGCAGGCAGTATTGGTGTTTCTCTTCATAACATCCGTGGCACAAAGGGAATCTCTTATGGTATTGGTAAAACGCTGGATGTTTTCAAAGCTACTACTCGTTTTCTTGATCAAGGAGGAG GTGAAGGAGGAGGCGTTACAGTATACCTGGAGCCATGGCATGCTGATATTTCTGAGTTTCTAGATCATCTTTGGAAGAGCCACGGAAAG GAGGAGCACAGGGCTAGAGACTTGTTTTATGCTCTCTGGGTTCCTGATCTTTTCATGGAGAGAGCCCTTGGGGATGAGCACTGGTCATTGTTTTGTCCTAATGAAGCTCCAGGTTTAGCAGATTGCTGGGGACCGGAATTTGAGAGACTGTACACAAAGTATGAAAGAGAG GGAAAGGCAAAGAAGGTCGTTAAGGCGCAAGAGCTTTGGAATGAAATCGTGACATCCCAGCTAGAAACAGGAATGCCATACATGCTTTTCAAG GATTCATGCAACAGAAAAAGCAATCAGCAAAATCTTGGTACCATAAACTCCTCCTCCGGCTTATGCAGTGGAGTTATTCAATACAGCAGTCCAACAGAAACAGCTGTGTGCAATCTTGCATCCATTGTTTTGCCCAGATTTGTTAGGGATAAA GATGTTCCAATGGACTCTCATCCATCTGAGCTTGCCGGCAGCCTAGGCTCAAAGAATCGTTACTTTGATTTTCACAGCTTAGCCAAG GTAACTGCTAGTGTTACTAATGATCTCGATAGGATAATAGACGCAAATTACTATCCTCTAGAGAGTGCAAAAACTTCGAACATGCGTCATAGGCCTATTGGTATTGGTGTACAAGGTCTTGCAGACGTCTTTATCCTCCTTGGAATGCCATTTGATTCTCCAGAG GCCCTACAACTGAATACGGATATATTTGAAACCATATACTACCATGCTCTCAAAGCATCTTCAGAGCTTTCTGCAAGAGATGGCGCGTATGAAACATATAAAGGAAGTCCCATGAGCAAG GGGATTCTTCAACCTGACATGTGGAATGTGACTCCATCAGACCGTTGGGACTGGGATTTTCTTAGGGATATGATATTAAAGAATGGAGTGAGGAACTCTCTTTTGGTATCATTGGCTGGGAACAACAAAGGTTTGGAGCCTTGTGCATCAAACATCATCAATAACGGAGGGTTAAG TGGTGAATTTACAATCGTGAATATGCATCTTCTTCACGATTTAACTAATATGGGACTTTGGTCTCAGAGAATGAAAAAGGTTCTCATTAGTGAGAATGGTTCTATAGGAAATATCCCAGAGATACCTGAGGATCTGAAAGCAATTTACAG AACTGCTTGGGAagttaaaaaaagaactttGGTCAAGATGGCCGTTGGTCGTGGAGGCTATGTAGATCAAAGTCAAAGCTTTAACATTCACTTGAATGAACCAAGCCGCCTCAATGTCACTGACTTGCACTTCTACACTTGGTTTcag GGTTTAAAAGTCGGAATGCAGCACCTGCTATTACGTGCTACAAAGACACATGCGCTTTCGCTtacctag
- the LOC103847573 gene encoding ribonucleoside-diphosphate reductase large subunit isoform X1, whose protein sequence is MPERAKALCLICLQQNMHVVKRDGWVETLHLDKITARLKKLSYGLSSYRCDILLVAREVYARVYDGITTSQVDELAAETAASMACNHPDYASLAARIAVSNLHKNTQKSFSETVAYMYNYVNEGSGLNASLIAENVFSIVSENAKRLDREMVYDRDFEYDYFEFKTLERLYLLKVQGKVVERPQHMLMRVAVGIHLRDIDSAIKSYHLMSKRLFTHASPALLNAGSPRPQLSSCFLTCMKDDSIEGIYNTVKECAVLPKSAGSIGVSLHNIRGTKGISYGIGKTLDVFKATTRFLDQGGGEGGGVTVYLEPWHADISEFLDHLWKSHGKEEHRARDLFYALWVPDLFMERALGDEHWSLFCPNEAPGLADCWGPEFERLYTKYEREGKAKKVVKAQELWNEIVTSQLETGMPYMLFKDSCNRKSNQQNLGTINSSSGLCSGVIQYSSPTETAVCNLASIVLPRFVRDKDVPMDSHPSELAGSLGSKNRYFDFHSLAKVTASVTNDLDRIIDANYYPLESAKTSNMRHRPIGIGVQGLADVFILLGMPFDSPEALQLNTDIFETIYYHALKASSELSARDGAYETYKGSPMSKGILQPDMWNVTPSDRWDWDFLRDMILKNGVRNSLLVSLAGNNKGLEPCASNIINNGGLSGEFTIVNMHLLHDLTNMGLWSQRMKKVLISENGSIGNIPEIPEDLKAIYRTAWEVKKRTLVKMAVGRGGYVDQSQSFNIHLNEPSRLNVTDLHFYTWFQGLKVGMQHLLLRATKTHALSLT, encoded by the exons ATGCCAGAGCGTGCTAAAGCTTtg tgtttAATCTGCCTCCAACAGAATATGCACGTAGTGAAGCGCGATGGATGGGTGGAAACTCTTCACTTGGATAAGATTACTGCGCGACTTAAGAAACTTAGCTATGGGCTTAGCAGTTACCGCTGTGACATTCTCCTGGTAGCTCGTGAAGTTTATGCCCGTGTCTATGACGGAATCACTACGAGTCAAGTTGACGAGTTGGCTGCTGAGACTGCTGCTTCCATGGCTTGTAACCATCCTGATTATGCCTCc CTGGCTGCAAGGATTGCTGTCTCAAATCTCCACAAGAACACACAGAAATCATTTTCTGAGAC gGTTGCGTACATGTACAATTATGTCAATGAGGGATCGGGACTGAATGCTTCTCTAATAGCTGAGAATGTATTTTCGATAGTTTCGGAG AATGCTAAACGTCTGGACAGGGAGATGGTATATGATCGTGATTTTGAATATGATTACTTTGAGTTTAAGACGCTTGAGAGATTGTACCTCTTGAAAGTCCAAGGGAAAGTCGTTGAAAGGCCTCAGCACATGTTGATGAGGGTTGCTGTTGGCATCCATTTGAGAGATATTGATTCTGCAATCAAAAGTTACCATTTGATGTCTAAGAGATTGTTCACTCATGCATCTCCTGCTCTCTTAAACGCAGGCTCGCCAAGGCCTCAA TTGAGCAGCTGCTTTCTTACCTGCATGAAAGATGATAGCATCGAGGGCATATACAATACAGTGAAAGAGTGTGCTGTTCTACCCAAATCTGCAGGCAGTATTGGTGTTTCTCTTCATAACATCCGTGGCACAAAGGGAATCTCTTATGGTATTGGTAAAACGCTGGATGTTTTCAAAGCTACTACTCGTTTTCTTGATCAAGGAGGAG GTGAAGGAGGAGGCGTTACAGTATACCTGGAGCCATGGCATGCTGATATTTCTGAGTTTCTAGATCATCTTTGGAAGAGCCACGGAAAG GAGGAGCACAGGGCTAGAGACTTGTTTTATGCTCTCTGGGTTCCTGATCTTTTCATGGAGAGAGCCCTTGGGGATGAGCACTGGTCATTGTTTTGTCCTAATGAAGCTCCAGGTTTAGCAGATTGCTGGGGACCGGAATTTGAGAGACTGTACACAAAGTATGAAAGAGAG GGAAAGGCAAAGAAGGTCGTTAAGGCGCAAGAGCTTTGGAATGAAATCGTGACATCCCAGCTAGAAACAGGAATGCCATACATGCTTTTCAAG GATTCATGCAACAGAAAAAGCAATCAGCAAAATCTTGGTACCATAAACTCCTCCTCCGGCTTATGCAGTGGAGTTATTCAATACAGCAGTCCAACAGAAACAGCTGTGTGCAATCTTGCATCCATTGTTTTGCCCAGATTTGTTAGGGATAAA GATGTTCCAATGGACTCTCATCCATCTGAGCTTGCCGGCAGCCTAGGCTCAAAGAATCGTTACTTTGATTTTCACAGCTTAGCCAAG GTAACTGCTAGTGTTACTAATGATCTCGATAGGATAATAGACGCAAATTACTATCCTCTAGAGAGTGCAAAAACTTCGAACATGCGTCATAGGCCTATTGGTATTGGTGTACAAGGTCTTGCAGACGTCTTTATCCTCCTTGGAATGCCATTTGATTCTCCAGAG GCCCTACAACTGAATACGGATATATTTGAAACCATATACTACCATGCTCTCAAAGCATCTTCAGAGCTTTCTGCAAGAGATGGCGCGTATGAAACATATAAAGGAAGTCCCATGAGCAAG GGGATTCTTCAACCTGACATGTGGAATGTGACTCCATCAGACCGTTGGGACTGGGATTTTCTTAGGGATATGATATTAAAGAATGGAGTGAGGAACTCTCTTTTGGTATCATTGGCTGGGAACAACAAAGGTTTGGAGCCTTGTGCATCAAACATCATCAATAACGGAGGGTTAAG TGGTGAATTTACAATCGTGAATATGCATCTTCTTCACGATTTAACTAATATGGGACTTTGGTCTCAGAGAATGAAAAAGGTTCTCATTAGTGAGAATGGTTCTATAGGAAATATCCCAGAGATACCTGAGGATCTGAAAGCAATTTACAG AACTGCTTGGGAagttaaaaaaagaactttGGTCAAGATGGCCGTTGGTCGTGGAGGCTATGTAGATCAAAGTCAAAGCTTTAACATTCACTTGAATGAACCAAGCCGCCTCAATGTCACTGACTTGCACTTCTACACTTGGTTTcag GGTTTAAAAGTCGGAATGCAGCACCTGCTATTACGTGCTACAAAGACACATGCGCTTTCGCTtacctag
- the LOC103847072 gene encoding leucine-rich repeat receptor protein kinase EMS1 has protein sequence MAFLRASSFLFLLFISVSSASTSERSSLLSFKASLATSPSPSPLSSWNRSSPSPCTWLGVTCRFGKVNSLSLPSLSLKGNLPPSLFSSLPFLTALDLSDNSLSGLIPPQLGHLKHLQTLSLSGNSLTGPLPSRLVGILPRLLYLDLSNNRLSGPLPPSFLLSFPALSSLDVSNNSLSGLIPPEIGKLTNLSDLYMGENKLSGLIPPQIGFLSSLKNFIAPSCLFKGPLPNEISNLKKLAKLDLSYNPLNSPIPKSIGELHNLTMLNLVSTELNGLIPREIGECKSLKTLMLSFNDLSGGLPLELSEIPLLSFSAEKNRLSGRLPSWIGKWKELESLLLSSNRFSGEIPKEIQFCPVLKHLSLANNLLTGLIPRELCGSGALEDIDLSVNFLSGGIEEVFVGCTNLQQLALTNNEINGSIPEYLSNLMALDLDSNNFTGEIPLSLWNSTNLMEFSASYNRLGGYLPPEIGNAVSLKRLVLSDNQLRGVIPREIGKLTSLSFLNLNSNELQGEIPTELGDCTSLTTLDLGKNNLQGEIPVKITALAQLQCLVLSHNNLSGSIPSKPSAYFHQTEMPDLSFLQHRGIFDLSHNGLTGPIPEELGDCVVVVEILLSNNHLSGEIPSSLSRLTNLTNLDLSGNSLTGSIPEELGHSPKLQGLNLANNHLSGHIPKSFGLLGSLVKLNLSKNNLDGSLPASLGNLKELTHMDLSFNKLTGELPSELSKMLNLVGIYIQQNRLSGSVESLFCSSSAWKVETVNFSVNLLTGTLPGSLGNLSYLTNLDLHQNHFTGGIPSELGSLMQLELLDVSENNISGDIPTQICGLTSLRFLNLAKNRLQGEVPSEGVCNDPSKALFSGNKALCGRVIGLDCKSDEKTLLSAWGLSGIVIGTMIIVLAALFSLRRYVTRRRVNDPEESFVDDQNLYFLSGSRSREPLSINVAMFEQPLLKVSLADIVEGTDRFCKKNIIGDGGFGTVYKACLHGGKTVAVKKLSDAKTQGNREFMAEMETLGKVKHPNLVSLIGYCSFSEEKLLVYEYMVNGSLDHWLRNQTGILDVLDWSKRLKIAVGAARGLAFLHHGFIPHIIHRDIKASNILLDSEFEPKVADFGLARLISACETHVSTIIAGTFGYIPPEYGQSARATTKGDVYSFGVILLELVTGKEPTGPDFKESEGGNLVGWVVQKINKGRAVDVLDPLVVAAGFKQAMLRVLQIAVHCIAATPASRPTMLDVLKSLKEL, from the coding sequence atgGCGTTTCTCAGAGCTTCCTCGTTCCTGTTTCTCCTCTTCATCTCCGTTTCCTCTGCCTCCACCTCAGAAAGGAGCTCTCTTTTGTCCTTCAAAGCCTCCCTCGCgacctctccctctccctctcctctCTCTTCATGGAACCGTTCGTCTCCCTCCCCCTGCACCTGGCTCGGCGTCACTTGCCGTTTCGGGAAAgtgaactctctctctctcccttcacTGTCCCTAAAAGGAAACTTACCTCCTTCCCTCTTCTCCTCCCTCCCTTTCCTCACCGCCCTCGACCTCTCCGACAACTCCCTCTCCGGCCTCATCCCTCCTCAGCTCGGCCACCTCAAACACCTCCAAACCCTCTCCCTCTCCGGCAACTCCCTCACCGGCCCCCTCCCGAGTCGACTCGTCGGAATCTTGCCTCGCCTCCTCTACCTCGACCTGAGCAACAACCGCCTCTCCGGCCCTCTCCCTCCCTCCTTCCTCCTCAGCTTCCCGGCTCTCTCCTCCCTCGACGTCTCCAACAACTCTCTCTCGGGCCTTATCCCTCCGGAGATCGGGAAGCTGACCAACCTCTCCGACCTCTACATGGGGGAGAACAAACTCTCCGGCCTCATCCCGCCGCAGATCGGCTTCCTCTCCTCCCTCAAGAACTTCATCGCTCCGTCTTGCCTCTTCAAAGGACCGTTACCAAACGAAATCTCGAACCTCAAGAAGTTAGCTAAGCTCGACCTTTCTTACAACCCACTCAACTCTCCCATCCCCAAATCAATCGGAGAGTTACATAACCTCACAATGCTGAACCTCGTCTCCACCGAGCTCAACGGTTTGATCCCTAGGGAGATTGGTGAGTGTAAGTCTCTCAAAACGTTGATGCTTTCCTTCAACGATCTCTCTGGGGGTTTACCTTTGGAGCTATCAGAGATTCCTTTGCTGTCGTTCTCCGCTGAGAAGAATCGCCTCTCTGGTCGGTTACCTTCTTGGATCGGTAAATGGAAGGAGCTTGAGTCGCTTCTGCTTTCTAGCAACCGGTTCTCAGGAGAGATCCCTAAGGAGATTCAGTTTTGTCCAGTGCTGAAGCATCTTAGTTTAGCTAACAACTTGTTAACCGGTTTGATTCCTAGAGAGCTTTGTGGTTCAGGTGCGTTGGAAGATATTGATCTCTCTGTGAACTTCCTCTCCGGAGGCATAGAGGAAGTGTTCGTTGGATGTACTAATCTTCAACAGCTGGCTCTTACCAACAACGAGATCAACGGTTCGATACCTGAGTATCTTTCTAACCTGATGGCGCTTGACTTGGACTCAAACAACTTCACTGGAGAGATACCTCTGAGTCTCTGGAACTCGACGAACTTAATGGAGTTTTCAGCTTCTTACAACCGTCTAGGAGGCTATTTACCTCCAGAGATCGGCAACGCAGTATCCTTAAAGCGTCTTGTGCTCAGTGATAACCAGCTGAGAGGTGTGATCCCAAGAGAGATTGGGAAGCTGACTTCTTTATCTTTCTTGAATCTGAATTCAAACGAGCTTCAAGGAGAGATACCAACCGAGCTCGGAGACTGTACTTCTCTGACTACATTGGACCTTGGCAAAAACAATCTCCAAGGAGAGATTCCAGTAAAGATCACAGCTCTTGCTCAGCTTCAGTGCCTTGTCCTCTCTCACAACAACCTCTCCGGCTCCATTCCTTCGAAGCCTTCCGCTTACTTCCACCAGACGGAGATGCCTGATCTGAGCTTTCTCCAGCACCGTGGGATATTCGATCTCTCCCACAACGGACTCACCGGTCCTATACCTGAGGAGCTAGGCGACTGTGTAGTAGTAGTTGAGATTTTACTAAGCAACAATCATCTCTCTGGAGAGATCCCATCTTCGCTCTCACGTTTAACCAACTTGACTAATCTTGATCTCTCTGGAAACAGCCTCACCGGCTCCATCCCTGAGGAGTTAGGCCACTCTCCTAAGCTGCAGGGACTCAACTTAGCTAATAATCACCTCAGTGGACACATACCGAAGAGTTTCGGCCTTTTGGGTAGCTTGGTGAAGCTGAACTTGAGCAAGAATAACCTTGATGGTTCTCTTCCCGCTTCTCTTGGGAACTTGAAAGAGCTGACGCACATGGACTTGAGCTTTAACAAGCTTACCGGCGAGCTTCCTTCAGAACTCTCTAAAATGCTCAACTTAGTAGGCATCTATATTCAGCAGAACAGGCTCTCAGGGTCTGTGGAGAGCCTCTTCTGCAGCTCATCGGCGTGGAAGGTTGAGACAGTGAACTTCAGCGTTAACTTGTTGACAGGAACCTTGCCGGGATCGTTGGGGAACTTGTCGTACTTGACAAACTTGGATCTGCACCAGAATCACTTCACAGGGGGAATCCCTTCAGAGCTTGGGAGTCTCATGCAGTTAGAGCTCCTTGACGTCTCTGAGAACAACATCTCCGGAGATATACCAACGCAGATCTGTGGATTGACTAGTCTACGGTTCTTGAATTTGGCAAAGAACAGGTTACAAGGAGAAGTACCGAGCGAAGGTGTTTGTAATGATCCTTCCAAGGCATTGTTCTCTGGGAACAAAGCGTTGTGTGGGAGAGTGATTGGTTTGGATTGCAAGAGTGATGAGAAGACTTTGCTAAGTGCTTGGGGACTCTCAGGGATAGTGATAGGGACCATGATCATTGTCCTTGCAGCTCTTTTCTCTCTGCGGAGATATGTTACGAGAAGGAGAGTGAATGATCCAGAGGAAAGCTTCGTCGATGATCAGAACCTCTACTTCTTGAGCGGAAGCAGATCGAGAGAGCCGTTAAGCATCAACGTGGCTATGTTCGAGCAGCCGCTTCTCAAGGTGAGTTTAGCAGACATCGTGGAAGGAACCGACCGTTTCTGCAAGAAAAACATCATAGGAGACGGCGGGTTCGGGACGGTTTACAAAGCGTGCTTACACGGAGGGAAGACAGTAGCGGTTAAGAAGCTGAGCGATGCCAAGACTCAGGGGAACAGAGAGTTCATGGCGGAGATGGAGACTCTAGGGAAAGTGAAGCATCCTAATCTTGTCTCTTTGATTGGTTACTGCTCCTTCAGCGAAGAGAAGCTTCTTGTCTACGAGTACATGGTGAACGGAAGCTTAGACCATTGGTTGAGGAACCAGACAGGGATCCTGGACGTGCTAGACTGGTCCAAACGGTTGAAGATAGCGGTGGGAGCTGCGAGGGGGTTAGCTTTCTTGCACCACGGTTTCATCCCTCACATCATCCACAGAGACATCAAGGCGAGCAACATTCTTCTAGACAGCGAGTTTGAGCCTAAGGTTGCGGATTTTGGGTTGGCGAGGCTGATCAGCGCGTGTGAGACTCACGTGAGTACCATCATCGCAGGCACGTTTGGTTACATTCCACCGGAGTATGGTCAGAGCGCACGAGCCACGACCAAGGGAGATGTGTATAGCTTTGGGGTGATTTTGCTGGAGCTGGTGACGGGGAAAGAGCCAACGGGTCCTGACTTTAAAGAGAGCGAAGGAGGGAACTTGGTTGGTTGGGTTGTTCAGAAGATCAACAAAGGGAGAGCTGTGGATGTTTTGGACCCTCTGGTTGTGGCAGCGGGTTTCAAACAGGCCATGCTACGTGTGCTTCAGATCGCTGTGCATTGTATTGCTGCGACGCCTGCTAGTCGTCCGACTATGTTAGATGTCCTGAAGTCTCTCAAGGAGTTATAG